One segment of Danaus plexippus chromosome 18 unlocalized genomic scaffold, MEX_DaPlex mxdp_35, whole genome shotgun sequence DNA contains the following:
- the LOC116773214 gene encoding uncharacterized protein LOC116773214 — protein MTIVLYNYRELEERASRHLNVWKAWHLILYALAAVFGILNYVFLQNTMQLVDNNCVLYPRQLAFTVIELPGPVGTGDNDLMNATFSNTTDGAITNNVNEDAQNLDVLGGNATDGLKNRSVDTVTKTNVTETDINIITDNETHRLVLDTSRTLFGYDSDCQFAEYMPIMSTIFAAAWATFFTMCPGGGHSRSGLQRPWRILSPALLFSLVMVALTGHSFSSTNSGLFTFCSAFHNITNATTCSSVEPHLSSNPEWSFGGRVSATRAASAGVWVSWACGAALLLVRCLTAPDFHVRRTAVVLKDPQQKITPYLKKSSRKQITNSSPDKRDSLSVRSEPTLMTELVTASIDRDTAPSSSQATPQLTPARVHRESIEMTNTPIFNQTPK, from the exons ATCGGGAATTGGAGGAACGAGCATCCAGACATCTTAACGTATGGAAAG CTTGGCATCTGATATTGTACGCTCTGGCTGCGGTTTTTGGTAttctaaattatgtttttcttcaaaatacCATGCAGTTGGTCGACAACAACTGCGTGTTGTATCCACGACAGTTGGCATTTACTGTGATAGAGTTACCAGGGCCAGTAGGAACTGGAGATAATGATTTGATGAATGCGACGTTTTCGAACACCACAGACGGTGCCATTACTAATAATGTCAATGAAGATGCTCAAAATCTAGACGTCCTTGGTGGGAATGCAACAGATGGACTGAAAAATAGAAGTGTAGATACTGTAACCAAGACTAATGTTACTGAAACTGacatcaatattataacag atAATGAAACTCACCGTCTGGTGTTGGACACATCACGTACCCTCTTCGGATATGACAGCGACTGTCAGTTCGCGGAGTACATGCCCATCATGTCCACTATTTTCGCGGCAGCGTGGGCCACCTTCTTCACCATGTGCCCAGGAGGCGGACACTCCAGATCAGG CCTGCAGAGACCATGGCGTATTCTGTCCCCGGCGCTGTTGTTCTCGCTGGTGATGGTGGCCCTCACAGGTCACAGCTTCTCCTCCACCAACAGCGGCCTCTTCACGTTCTGCTCAGCCTTCCACAACATCACCAATGCCACCAC TTGTTCGTCTGTGGAGCCCCACCTGTCATCGAACCCGGAATGGTCATTCGGTGGTCGTGTGTCGGCGACTCGCGCGGCCTCCGCCGGTGTGTGGGTGAGTTGGGCCTGCGGCGCCGCCCTCCTCCTGGTCCGGTGTCTCACGGCTCCGGACTTCCACGTCCGTCGCACCGCCGTCGTCCTCAAAGACCCTCAACAG AAGATCACGCCATATTTGAAGAAATCGTCCAGGAAACAGATAACGAATAGCTCACCGGACAAGCGGGACTCGTTGTCTGTGAGATCCGAGCCGACCTTGATGACGGAGCTGGTGACGGCCTCCATCGACCGCGACACGGCGCCCTCCTCCTCACAAGCGACGCCTCAACTGACACCCGCCAGGGTTCACAGAGAAAGCATCGAAATGACCAACACTCCCATATTCAATCAAACGCCAAAATag
- the LOC116773154 gene encoding putative transferase CAF17 homolog, mitochondrial, with translation MIFYQVNRIIGKSQIINQYLRRFHNTTVSPAKVLYPLRSRSLLKIKGQEASVFLQGLITNDMKHFDDGARSMYAMFLNNKGRVLYDTLIHRWTEEESFMIECDKRVLDQLQKHLKIYKLKRKVLIEDVNNELMLWALISSTLPEISDIKNTITVYNDPRLAELGSRVISPLNLQVSDIVKALGGDAIVEDDETGYRYLRYKLGVSEGAEDLPPGSSFPLEANCDYLHGVSFHKGCYIGQELTARVHHTGVVRKRIMPIKFNQQISENIDLNTVISASNNPKSNLGKLKAVMNDHGLGLIRVKEALDAKVICIDKYSAEPLKPSWWPMEAPKEIQKNE, from the coding sequence atgatattttatcagGTAAATAGAATCATAGGCAAGAgtcaaattattaatcaatatttacgCCGATTTCACAATACAACTGTGTCACCGGCCAAAGTATTGTATCCGCTTCGAAGTCGatctttacttaaaataaaaggcCAAGAGGCTTCGGTTTTTCTACAGGGCTTGATAACAAATGATATGAAACATTTTGATGATGGCGCCAGGTCTATGTATGCTATGTTTCTTAACAACAAAGGTAGAGTGTTGTATGACACCCTTATACACAGATGGACAGAAGAAGAATCTTTTATGATCGAGTGTGATAAACGTGTATTGGATCAATTACAAAAAcacttgaaaatttataagttaaaaagaaaGGTACTTATAGAAGATGTAAACAATGAACTTATGCTATGGGCCTTAATAAGTTCTACCTTGCCCGAAATatctgatataaaaaacacGATTACTGTTTACAATGACCCCCGTCTTGCTGAACTGGGGTCAAGAGTTATTTCTCCACTTAATTTACAAGTATCAGATATTGTTAAAGCCCTTGGAGGTGATGCAATAGTGGAGGATGATGAAACTGGTTAtagatatttaagatataagttAGGAGTTAGTGAAGGGGCTGAAGACTTGCCTCCAGGAAGTAGCTTCCCATTAGAAGCCAACTGTGACTATCTTCATGGAGTTAGTTTTCATAAAGGTTGTTATATTGGACAGGAATTAACAGCTCGGGTCCATCACACCGGTGTTGTGAGAAAAAGAATCATGCCCATTAAGTTTAATCAACAAATATCCGAAAACATAGATCTTAACACTGTTATCTCAGCTAGTAACAATCCTAAGAGTAATTTGGGTAAACTAAAGGCTGTCATGAATGACCATGGACTAGGATTAATTAGAGTCAAAGAAGCTCTTGATGCAAAAGTTATTTGCATTGATAAATATTCAGCAGAGCCATTAAAACCTTCTTGGTGGCCAATGGAAGCCCCTAAGGAGATTCAAAAGAatgaataa